The nucleotide sequence TCCAGAAAACTTGTAAAACTCAGCAGGAAATCCATCTGGACCCGGAGCTTTGTTATGTTCCATTTGGAAAATAGCATCCTTAACCTCATTTTCAGAAAATTCCTTAGTTAAGGCTTCATTCTCTAAATATGAAACTTGAGGAATGTCAGCAACATAATTCTCATCAAACTGAAGGTCAGACTCATCAGGAGGGCCAAAAAGACCTTTATAATAAGTGGTAATATGCGACTTTAAATTGGCATCACCACTTATTAAATGATCACCCTCCTGTAGTTGATAAATTCTAGTTTTCCTATGTTTTCCATTTGCCACTAAATGAAAATACTTTGTATTAGAGTCACCCTCCGAAATATCCTTAGTCTTAGCCCGCTGATAccatttaatttcttcttccCTTAGAATGACAGATAACCTACTCCTGAAAAACCATCTAATATCAACTTCCTCTTGAGACCGGAGAACAGTCTCTGCCTTTTTATCCAGCGCCTCTAACTTATCTAATATctgctttttctcttttttgtaTAAACCGCTGGTATGTTTAGCCCATCCCCTAAGATGTTGTCTTAGGCGGTGAATTTTCGCTTGCCAACGCTCCATAGGAGTATTGCCCTCATCAACCCCAGACCAAACTTCTTTTACCATATCAACAAATCCATCACGTAACAGCCAACTAAGTTCAACTATGTTGATCGTTACTAAAAGAGGAAGATTTTGTATTTAGGAGCAAAGGAGTATGGTCTGAAATATCTCTATTGAGAGCAACAACAGAGGATAAAGGGTATTTTTGCTCCCATTCCGTCGACACTAAAACTCTATCCAGTTTCTCATAGGTTGGGTGTGCCAGATTATTTGCCCAAGTAAAATTCCTACCAGTCATTTGTATCTCCCTAAGGCACAACCcatcaataatagcattaaacaAGAAGGGCCATCTATCatcataattattattatttttttcattaggACTACGAATAATGTTAAAATCACCACCAATAAGAATTGGTAAGGTCTCATGACTGCACATGTTAACTAATTCTGCAAGGAATTGTTCCTTAAACTCATTTTGTGCAGGTCCATACACCAACACTAAGGCCCACTTAAAATTATCAGCTTTATTTCGCAAATGAAACTTAATATAAATATCCCCCTCATCAATCAAACCAATgtcagaatttaataaattaataccCAATAGAAGACCACCAGATCTGCCTCTAGGAGGTTTACAATGCCACAAAAAATCTTTACCAGCACAAAGATTATTAAGAGCAGCTATAGAAAATTCTTTGTTAACAGTCTCAGATAAAGCAATAAAATCAAGTTGATGTTCTTTGGTTAAATCAGAAACAAACTTATGTTTTTTCGGGTCCTTGAACCCATCACAATTCCAAAAGATTCCTTtcatttaaaattaatttttttattattcttcttttttttacccTTCTTACCATTAGAAATACTATTAGTAGAAGGTACCATGGAATCCAAAGTGGACTGAATATTATCACTACTAGGACTTGGGGCGCGCGTTGCGGTGCCTCACCGTCTGAAGAGGAGTGTGAACTTTGCATAATTTGAACCGAACATCCAGTAGCACTTAAAAGCGAAAGAGATTGTACTGATAAAATAGACGAAAAGGTAGCCTATATGGTCCACCTGATTGAATTACATATTAGGAATAACAAAACCACACTGTTCTTTGATATTGCTGCAAAATATAGTCGCGCAGGAGCAGGAGAAGCAGCTAGTTAGATAAGTAGTCATTTTTTCTGGTTCCTATCAGGATATATAAAAGGAACCTTGTTGTTATGCAGGTTGATTAGATTAGTGGTGCCTACCAAGCTCAGTAGGCAGACGACGTGGTGGCATTGCTGGCGATCCACCCTCAAGAGGTCCAGTATCAGTGTCTATCTGGCGAGATACCCACTGGAATGTCTTTACAATTGGCAAGCGAGGGTTGTTTCTCTCATATTGTTTTAGAATCTCTCCATCGGTCTCACTTTCACTGTCTTCATCAGTGTAGTCAAAGTGTTTCTCAATGTGAATTAATATGGTTGATAAATCTGCATTGTGTTTCCAAGCATACTCCGATGATTGCTGATCCTTCTCAACTGCCTCAATATTCCAATCCATTAGCTTGGGGATAAGATTGCAATCTGTTGTCCATGCAGCCAATTTGAAAACAGAAAGATCTTCTATATGGTGCTCTGCATATAGCTCCTCAACCATACAACTGCCATCGAGTAATTCTTTCATAGCTGATTTGTTCCATGATTCTGGTGGTACTCCTTCCAATGCAAGTATGACTCTTTGACGCAGTGGGTTTGGAACACTATGTAGATTCATCTTGAAAGGTTCAAATGCTAGCCGAGTTGTTTGGAATGTGAAGCTTTTCTGGCTAAATGCCTTTTGAGATCTTTCGTACTGTTTATCAGAGTCCATGAATATGACGATGTACATTCTATGTCTGAATGGCAGTAACGCAAAATCATCGACTTGGCAGTCACAGACGAAGCCTACCATAGCTGATACCTTGGTTGTGTTCGGATTGCCAGCCCCAAGCACCTTGACAACTACAGCATCTTGGTAAATGACATCGGCAAGCAGCTGTGAAATCTCTTCACGGCTTGAGAACTTTGTCGCTAACAACAGACGTTTAGTTCCATAGGATGATGGCTCTGGCTGTGTTCTGTTAGGGCGTCTACCTTGCTGGGCTTCCATTCTTTTCTAAAAAACAAATAAGATAGATGGAAGTGAATATCTACAGATTTCCAGATGTAATAGGTGTGTTGTTTTTTTGTTCTAGTAAGTTCATAGTTGCCCTGTTCAGTAATGTGGGATCTCGTCTATTTCTATCTATGAAGAGTAGCGAGACAACAGATAGAAGGAAATCGGTGAAGAAAATATGCCGTGGTTGTTACCTGGAGAGGGAGACGAAGAAGGCTGTAGAACTTGTTCTTGCTCacaggaagaggaggaggggaataTGAGTTGGGGAGAAATAGAAGTAAGGCGTTGTTCTCCACGACGTCTAAGCCAAAGCCTGTCTTGTCTCTTCAAAGGCAGCAGGTAAGGCTATGGGTTGATGTCAGTATATGGAGTAAAACAACGTGTACGATGTGGTTCCAGTATGGAGTAGTTAGGTGTGTGAATTTTGTTGGTCTTTAATTCAATAGCATATTTTGGTGATGGATAGTATAAAACCCTGGACTATCGTGTACATACATGCTGTGCTATTGTGGTTAAGCGCCGGTGTTGACTAAATACAGAAGCTGCTGAAGAGGTAGTAGTAacgttcagtttttttttttaggattcgTGACGCCTGGTAAGCAAAACAGATAACGTATATGCGTTCTACCTTGAGGGACGGTGATTAAACTGGATGTATGAATGCGACTGATAATTCGGAGGTAAATTAATCGCCGTGAAATAACAACCAGTATTCAGGATTATCATAGTATAACTATGATAATGCAGAATCCTAGTTACATGATCAGTGCCAGTTCACATTAAGTCTTTTTGCAAAAGAATAAGTCTAGTGGAAACGGTGTCAAACACAGGACACCAGTATAATAATAGGACAGTTTGCAAAGGCACTACAGAACGGCtgattttcttctcctctcactGAAGAGCTGTCTGGTGTAGGCAGCAACTGTGGCATCCAAAAGTAAGCTTGTTTGGTCCATAACATATCAGGCTTGGTTGATGGCACTGCAACGATGTAAAGAGGATAAGCGAAGTTGCATAAAAGACATAGACTGTAAACCTATAGCTCCTGATCAGTATATAACAAAAACATCAAAACTCATAATACCTGCCACCAGCATCGTTGCCAGGATTGTCTTTGAATAGCTTCTTCGCAGCACCTGTGCCAGGAGATGGCCTAGGCCTTTTTGTGGGTAGGTTGTAAAAAGAACAGTTAGCATTTGTGTACTGCGGAATATTAATACTTGGGAAAAAAGCATTTACCTTTTTTTGTAGCTCTTAGAAGTGCTTTGTTTAGTGCTAGAAGAAGGAGCTTTCTGTGTGAGGCTGAGGTGATCGACATCCTACTCCATAGTAAAAAACCTCAGTTTTTAGAAATTCGAATATGTGTGTTTAAAAGGAATTTATGGAAAAGCCTAACCTCATCTTCTATTTCCTCTTCATCCTGAACCTCTGTAGTGGTCTTTGAAGCAGACTCTATTTCCAGGTCTTTGTGTTTTGATATAGCAGTGGATGGGCTAGCTGGTCCAGTCTGTGCATCACTAAGCCCAACTGATGGAGTTGGTGATAGAGCCATGGAAGCTGGGAGAGAAGATGCTTGAGATGCAGATGGGGATTGTAACAGGGCAAGGGTGTGATTGTTAGCACCTCCAAGAATCCTATTCATCTGGAATGCAACAGTACCAGTAGAAGCAGTGTTCTCAGTGATGCTGACATTCTAGGTAAATTCTTTCTCAAGTAGGTCAGTGATCTCCTTTGGTATGCAACCAGTGTTACTTGGATTCTGCTGCAACAGTGTCTCAACTGAACGACCAATGAGGCGTTGTGCCAAACGCCCAAAGATAATGAATGAAGAATCAGCTGTGTCATCGCCTGCTATCACATTGAGCTTGAATCTGGAAAATGCATTATAATGGTAATTTTAGTATAGCTACATGTATTCATTAGCTTGAACAGTGGAGTTTATGTCAACTGACCTAGGCGAAGCCAAAACAACTGGTGGGCATGTTGGATCTGCACACCTGTATCCATTTCCAAAACGTTTTGCTGTTTTGTTGCATGTGTCACAAGCAGTGTACCACCAGGAGCTATCCACGTTAACCTTTTTTATGACGACAGTAACTAAGAACTGATGCTTCTGTTCATAAAAATAGGATCCTAATTAGCACTGTGTATAACATAAATTGAAATGTTAGAATGAGCATTTATAGTACCGAGGATTTACCTTGAACTTAAAAGGGTGTAGGTCTTTAATCTCAATGACCGTCTTCTGTTCTGCATTGTTTGCAGCCTGAGATGGGGCGGGTAGATCAGTATATTTTATTGGCTCATAGTTTCCTTGGATGCTGCATAGAACAAAAAAGTTCATGTCTCAAttggaaatagaaaagaaagatCAGAGGATATGATTTGCTAAGACAGTATATGTAACAAACCTGTTTTTCAAGGCAGTCACCTATGGTTTGTCAAGGTTTATGTACCATTTGCAGGCAGAGTTACCTGACAAAGAAACATTCCCTGCATCCAGAGCATATGTAAGCACCCTAGAACATTTTCCAAGAGCCATTATAGAACACATGTATGGTGTTTAATGGACTTACTACCAAAGCCCCTCACAAGCGTGCCAACAAAGATCACTAtctgtggatttttttttgccagctTCAATCACCTCATCTGCAGGGAATGTTGTGGCTCGATCTCCCCATAGCGCAACATTTATTGTCACATTGCTATGCAGCAGACATAGTATCATTACATAAAGAGTTTATGGCATCGTGAGCGGTTGTTGGGTGAtgttagcaaaaaaataaatgtgGAAAGCATGTATATTGAAAGGGGGAGTAATATTTGGTGGTAGTTAGTTGGTGTTGCTGATACACTGTTAATAGAAATGTTAGAGAACTGAAGTAAATATCTTTTTgcatattaaaaaacagagaagAAGGGCTAACTCGGCATCGCGAATGTAGATGCTCCTCTTCAGACTTTCACCATCCTTGGTGCGCGTTTGGATAGGTGTCACTGATGTTATCTCAGTAATGATTCCAATGGCATCTATTATTTAAGAGATCATAATAAAACACACATTAAGAATGCAATAAAAAGAATGGTAATCTATGAGGATATGACTGAATCACAGTACCTGTGAAAGAGTCCTTCCTGTTCACTCGTCCCCTTAGCTGGTCATATGGCGTTAGAGAGTAAACATAGTTAGGGAAATTCTCTGGCACATCAGTACACTCTTCCAGTGTAGACCACTTTGTGAGGGCAATCGACTGCATATTGCCAACTGGCCTATACTGGCTGGTACACTGCCTTACACGATAGAACGTGAGGTCATACACTTTGCCTTCAGTGATTGCAGGGGCAAAGAGCTCATCCAATGGAGGCATAATCTGAGCTGCAATGCTGGCCCCCTGTTTAGAAAATGGTACTGAGTAAGAAAGCGAAATGTGATGACAGATTACAAAGCAAGGATTCTAAAGAACTAACCGTGCCATCAACCAGAACCAGGCCAAGATGATACAGAATATTTTCATCATTTTGGTCGCGGAATTCCCAGAACCTTGATACACGAAGACGAATAGTTGGGTTGCCAAGACCAGGCTCAAGCTTACTGATTAGCGTGGTTACCATCTGCCAATACCGTAAGCAATTGTTAGCTTGCCATACAGTTATTTAGGATGTTATAAAAATTGGAAGCAGTGAACAGACAGACAAAAATAAATGCAAGAAAAGGCAGCACTACATACACAAAAGCTGCATAGTACAGCAAACGGGAAAAAGGATAGTATACAACAGCACGGCAAAAAATAGTGCTATAGTTGGTACTTAGGTGCCAAGGTCCTGCAATTAGAACAGAGAACATATTAGGGTTTGTCCTAATATATCTTTCGGTCTGTAGTATGATGCACATAAAGCCAAATTGTTTAATAATACCATCAATCTAGCTGCATCCAACACTTCTTGATAAACCATATTCCTAGTCTTTGAACTACAGacctcatcctcatcctctaTAAGGATTCTAAGGCCTGCTCTTGAAGTTGATCTAGAAGCAGCAACATATAGTTGCCCATGTGTGGAGACAGGTTTTTTCAAATAAACCCCAACACGCGAAAGAGTTTGTCCCTGGCTTTTGTTAATTGTCATTGCATAGCATATACGGACAGGAAATTGTCTTCTCTGAAGTGTAAAAGGCCACTTAGAACTCGTGGTTGTAAGCGCAATCCGAGGTATGAAAGCTGTCTCACCAATATTAGATCCAGTTAATATCACACATTGTAACAATCGATGGCCAAGAGAAACAATCAATAGCCGTGTGCCATTGCAAAGACCCATAGATTGATTCAAATTTCGCAACAACATAACGGTGACACcttttttcaaaataagtttatgtGACGGGAAATTGTTGACATTAATAGAGTTTAAGAATTCAGTTGGGTATAGTATATCAAAGTCAGGCATATGGTCACATGATCTTGAAATTGTATCACAACTAAGATATTCTTTTGGCTTAGTGGGTATCATACGAATGACAGAATCATTTATTTCATCAACCGTTCAGTTGTTGGGGCAAACAATAGCACGGCATGCTAGATAGGAATGGTCTGTGTACTTGTTGGGGAAATCTAGGAAAACCTCATCTATTATTGCCTTTATTTTGTCGCCGGATGTTTTTATTAGTAAATCTTCAGGAATATCGACCCATGTTGCTTCAgtttcatcaattttttttgttgcaggTACCTTACCATCACCAAGACATAGGATCCAATTAGCAAAAGTTTCAAGGTCTTGTCGGTTCTGTTCACAAAGGTCACTTTGAAGGAGTCTCATATTAATGTTCAGCTTCAGAAGAGTAACATGGTGCCAGAGAGGCAAATTTGTTATGGACGCATCAACTATGGAAGCACGCGAGCCTTTTCTTATCACTGGTAGTATTTGGCGAAAATCACCTCCAAGTACAACCACCTTACCACCGAATGGTAGTCTGCTGTTAGAAGGTGTGTGCTCGGAAAGCAGATCACGCAAACTTCGATCTAAAGCCTCAAAACATTTTCTATGAGTCATTGGAGCCTCGTCCCATATAATAAGTGATGTCTTTTGAATGAGCTCAGCAAGCATGGTACCTCTTTTAATAGTGCAAATACTGTTCTCATCAATGTCAATTGGTATTTTAAACCTCGAATGAGCAGTGCGTCCCCGAG is from Oryza sativa Japonica Group chromosome 9, ASM3414082v1 and encodes:
- the LOC9271302 gene encoding replication protein A 70 kDa DNA-binding subunit D, yielding MRSFFRCWVSGTTKMVTTLISKLEPGLGNPTIRLRVSRFWEFRDQNDENILYHLGLVLVDGTGASIAAQIMPPLDELFAPAITEGKVYDLTFYRVRQCTSQYRPVGNMQSIALTKWSTLEECTDVPENFPNYVYSLTPYDQLRGRVNRKDSFTDAIGIITEITSVTPIQTRTKDGESLKRSIYIRDADNVTINVALWGDRATTFPADEVIEAGKKKSTDSDLCWHACEGLW